The DNA segment AAACAGAGAAATCGAAATTTTGAAGGTAACCTTCTCTCAACAAATCTTCTTTCCAATCGTGATCATATGATAATAATAAATTTCTCTCTGCAGGCGATACTCCAAAAGCTGGACCTTCTCCTAATTGCTCCTCATAAGCAATTTTTTCAGCAGCATTCATCATTCTGTAAGGATCTTCGATTCTGTTTGTAAAACCGAAAGAGTTAGAAACTTGGAATTTTGTTTTCCCAGTAGCCGATCCTCTTTTTGTAGTTACTACTACAACACCATTACCACCTTTTACACCGTAAATTGCAGCAGCAGCACCATCTTTAAGAACTGTAACTGTTTCAACATCAGCAGCAGCAATAGCAGTAAATTCACCTGCACTCACAAAAGCACCGTCAACTACATATACCGCATTAGCATTACCAGATGTGATACCTACAGATCCACGTACACTTACGTAAGCTCTTTGTCCTGGCTGTCCGTTAAGAGAAGTAACCTGAACACCCGCCGCTTTTCCTTGTAGAGCATTCTCTACAGATACGTTTGGCGCTTGTCTTGTTAGCTCTTCTCCACTTACTACAGAGATTCCTGAAGTAATTGTGTTGGCAGCTTTCTTGAAGTAACCTAAGTCTGTAGTAATAACTACATCGTCAAGTAAAACTCCGTCAACCATCTTTGCATTAATTGTAGAAGAGTTTCCTACAACCGCAGTGAAATCACTCATTCCTACAAACGAAAATACTAATACATCACCAGGCTTTGCTGTGATAGAGTATTTTCCATCTAAATCTGTTTGCACACCGTTGCTCGTTCCTTTTACAACAACGTTTACGAAAGGCAGTGCTCCCGAAGCATCAGTAACAACACCTGATACAGTTTTTCCTTGTGCAAAGGAAAGCTGCATAGTCAACGCTATCAGTAGCGTATAAATCCATTTGAACTTTGATCTCATTATTACATTTTTTGAGTTAGTTATTCCGCAAACTTCCTAAAAATTTATTAAATAAAAAAATTTATGCGTTAATAATATCATAGAGTTAGTGTTAAAGCCTCCATAAAGCGCACTATTAAGTACTTTAATACGATGATTTTAGGCGAAGTAATTCAAAACGTTAAATAAAAGATAGCTACTTTTGCCAAAAAGTTATAATGCTACTTTCTAATTATAGTCAGATCATCCTTGAAGCAGGTACTGATGAGGCTGGAAGAGGTTGCCTTGCAGGCCCTGTTACAGCTGCGGCTGTTATTTTGCCGGCAGGATTTTGCAATGAGCTTCTTACTGACTCAAAACAGCTAACAAAAAAGATTCGGAATGAGTTGCGAGTATTAATAGAAGCTGAGGCAATTTGCTACTCCGTAGTACATGTTGACCATCTAGAAATAGATAAAATTAATATTTTAAATGCTTCGATAATGGCAATGCAGAATGCTGTTTTAAATCTTAATCCTGTCCCGGAATATCTAATAGTTGATGGCAACCGATTTAAAGCAGTAGGAAATATTCCTTATAGTTGCATTGTGAAAGGTGATAGTAAATATTTAAGCATCGCTGCTGCTTCGATTTTGGCAAAAACTTATAGAGATGAGCTTATGCAAAAGTTGCATTTAGAATACCCAATGTACGATTGGAATAATAACAAAGGTTATCCTACAAAAAAACATCGTGATGCACTCAGTAAGTTTGGACATACACCATTCCATCGTCAAAGCTTCAAATTATTGCCCTCCGTTGAAAAGCAACAATTGTTAAAACTTTAATTATATTAGAAGCGATTTTTAATTTGCGCTTCAAAGACATTTTCAAAATGAAATAATATTCGCTCCCGAACTTTTACTAAATCGACAGTTTCTACCCCTAACTCCACATTTAAAGAAGTGACTGCTTTTCCTCGAATTCCGCATGGAACGATATTATCAAAATAACCAAGATCGGCATTTACATTTAATGCAAAACCATGCATGGTCACCCAGCGCGAAGCACGTACACCCATTGCACAAATTTTTCGCGCGAAGGGCGTTCCAACTTCAAGCCAAACACCAGTTTCGCCTGGACTCCTTTCTGAAGTCACGCCAAAGTCAGACAGGGTTAAAATAATTACCTCCTCCAGAAATCGCAAGTACTTATGAATATCGGTAAAGAAATTATCAAGATCTAAAATTGGATAACCTACAATCTGCCCAGGTCCATGATATGTAATATCTCCTCCCCTATTAATTTTATAAAATGTTGCACCTTTTTCTTTAAGTTTTTCTTCGCTAAGCAGTAAATGTGAAATATCGCCACTCTTTCCTAAAGTATAAACGTGAGGATGTTCAACAAATAAAAAATAATTGGGAGTTGCATCCGAAGTCTCTTCTTTTCGATTGCGAGTTTTAACGGCAACAATATCTTTGAATCGTTCTTCTTGAATATCCCAAACTTCCTTGTAGTCTGCAAGACCTAAATTCTCTAGCAATACTATTTTGTTCATCTTATAAATTATTAATGTTGCAAAGGTACTGATATCAATAAAGGCGGCATCGCAATTCAGATAGTTATTTACCAAAAGAGAGCGTATTATAAACTACAGAATTTGACTCTTAACGCTCAGGTAAAAATTAGGGAGTGAGCATTTCGAGCAAAAACAATAAAATTATAGATCAAATGAAGAATAGTTACCTTCTAATCAATTTTAAAAAAAGCGAATGACTTATCAACAACGAATTTCACTCTTTACACGCAAGTGAAAAATTAGGGAGCAAACTTTTCGAGTAAAAACAAACAGAGCATAAGTCAAATTAAAGCAATCTATCTTCTAGCAATCATTTAGATGAAGAAAACGCTTTATCAACAACAGAATTTGACTCTCAACGCCCAAGAGAAAAATAAGGGAGCGAACATTTCGAGTAAAAACAAAAAATTTATAGTTCAAATCATATCGTATACACTATATGCAAAACCGATTCTTTAAAACTTTTTAATTTTCTATCTTTGCAGCCTTAAAATATGACAATGGCATTATCAGAACAAGAAATATTGCGTAGAGAAGCTTTACAGCAAATGCGCGAATTGGGAATAGAACCTTATCCTGCAGCAGAATTCACTACCACTAATTACAGCACTGAAATTCTAGAAAACTTTGACAAATTTGAGGGAAAAGAAGTAATTCTTGCCGGCCGAATGATGTCGCGCAGAATAATGGGTAAAGCTTCGTTTGCTGAATTAAAAGATTCTGAAGGTAGAATTCAAGTATATATTGCACGCGATGACGTAAGCAAGGATGACGAAAATACGATGTACAATACTGTTTTTAGAAAACTTTTGGACATTGGAGATTTTATCGGAATTCGTGGAACAGTTTTTAAAACTCAGGTGGGCGAAATTTCCATTCATGCGTATGAACTGACTGTTCTGGCAAAAGCTCTAAAACCACTTCCGATTGTAAAAACTGATGCGGATGGTAAAATTCACGATGCATTTTCAGATCCTGAGCAAAGATACCGTCGTCGTTATGTAGATTTAATCGTTAATGATCACGTAAAAGAAACTTTTATAAAACGCACGAAATTGTTTAATGCAATGCGTTCGTTTTTTAATGCTAAAGGTTATTTGGAGGTTGAAACACCAATCTTGCAACCTATTCCTGGTGGAGCTGCGGCAAGACCATTTATGACACATCACAACTCGCTTGACATTCCGTTATATATGAGAATTGCAAACGAATTGTATCTAAAAAGATTGATCGTTGGAGGATTTGAAGGCGTTTATGAATTCTCGAAAAACTTCAGAAATGAAGGTATGGACAGAACGCATAATCCTGAATTTACAGCGATGGAAATCTATGTGGCATACAAGGATTACAATTGGATGATGCGATTTACCGAAAATCTGTTAGAGCATTGCGCAATTGCCGTAAATGGCAAGAGCACTGCAACATTTGGTGAACATCAAATTAATTTTCAGGCTCCGTATGCTCGAGTTACAATGACCGATTCTATAAAACATTTTACTGGCTTTGATATTTCAGGAAAATCTGAATCAGAACTTTTTGATGCTGCAAAAGGAATGGGTATTGACGTTGATAATACGATGGGTAAAGGGAAGTTGATTGATGAAATTTTTGGCGCAAAATGCGAAGGGAATTATATTCAGCCGACATTTATTACTGATTATCCTATAGAAATGAGCCCTTTATGTAAAGTTCACCGTGACAATCCGGAGCTTACAGAGCGATTTGAATTGATGGTTTGCGGTAAAGAAGTTGCCAACGCTTATTCTGAACTTAACGACCCAATTGATCAACGGGCACGATTTGAAGATCAATTGAAGCTGTCGCAAAATGGTGATGATGAAGCAACTGAATTCATTGATTTCGACTTTTTGAGGTCATTGGAATACGGAATGCCGCCAACATCAGGATTAGGAATTGGAATGGATCGCTTAATGATGTATTTAACTAATAATGCATCTATTCAAGAAGTACTTTTGTTTCCGCAAATGAGACCAGAAAAGAAAGCTCTTGATCTTAGTGAAGAGGAAAAAGTTATTTATAATTTTCTTAAAGAAACTCCCGAAATTGCACTTGCCGAACTGAAGAATCAGGCAGGTCTAAGCGGTAAAAAATGGGACAATGCGATGAAAGCTTTGACCAAAAATAATGTTGTAAAAGTAGTAGTTGAAGGAGATAGTAAAACCGTAGTTTTAGCAAATTAGTTACTAAAAATTTCAAAGAAAAGCGGAGTCATTCACATTGAATTGACTCCGCTTTTTTTTTATCTATATTCACGTGAATATAATATTTAAGTAGCTCATTTATTAACAAAATTTTAAAAATAATTTGTTTATCAGTAAAAATAAATTATTTTTGATTTTATTAATTACCGAAAACCAATATTTTAAGATGAAAAAAGCACTTTCTATTATAGCATTTATGTTCGTTGTTTCTATTTCTGCAAACGCACAAACACAAAACCCAAAAGAAGCTGGAAAAACTGACGCAAAAAATTTATCAGAATTTGTGGAGCTTAAAGAAGGACAGCAGGACAAATTAGCAATGTATTTTGCTACAAAGCATGATGCGTACCAAGTTCCAAATCTTTCGGACGCTCGCAAAGCAGCATTGGGCGATTATATGATGACAAGCTTAACAGAAATCCTTACGCCTGAGCAAATGGCAAAACTAAAAACAAATCCAGCCCTTTTGAATAAATTAACTGGAATAACTTCTGCTAAAAAGTAATTTACTTAAACTGAAAGATAGATTTAGGACATTCCTTTACAAGAGAATGGCGGTAAAGAAGTTATATATAATTTCCTTACCGCCATTCTTATGTATTACGTCTCTCTCTTTATTTTTGATCCTCTGCAAATTTGGCCACAGCCGAAATTGTATGATCTAAATCTTCGTAAGTCAAAGCATCGGTGATAAACCAAGTTTCGTATGCTGATGGAGCTATGTATACTCCACTTTGCAACAGACTATGAAAAAATGCCTTAAAAATTTTATTATCTCCTGCTACCGAACTTGCAAAGTCTGTGACTGCTTCTTTAGCAAAATGTACCGAAATCATAGATCCTCTACGATTAATCGTAAAATCTAAAGTCGAATTGTCCAAAACTTTACGCATTCCATTTTCTAGATACTCGGTTTTAGCATTAATTCTAGTGTAAATCTCTGGATCGTTGTTCAGTGCTTTCAACATTTCAAGTCCCGCTGCCATTGCTAGTGGATTTCCTGATAATGTGCCCGCTTGATAAACAGGACCTAGTGGCGCTAGATAGTTCATTATTTCTGCACGAGCAGCAAATGCTCCAACCGGAAGACCTCCACCAATTACTTTTCCAAAAGTTACAATATCTGCTTTTACATTGTATAATTCTTGAACACCACCTTTTGCAAGACGAAAACCGGTCATTACCTCATCAAAAATTAACATTGCTCCGTGTTCATCACACAAAGCTCTTAAACCTTCTAGAAATCCTTCTGCTGGCGGAATACATCCCATGTTTCCAGCAACAGGCTCGACGATAATGGCTGCTACTTCATTTTTATTTGCGCTAAGCAAGCTCGCAACATTGTCTAAATCATTGTATTTCGCCAAAAGCGTATCTTTCGCAGTTCCGGCTGTTACTCCCGGACTATTTGGCGAACCGAAAGTAATCGCGCCACTTCCCGCCTGAATCAGAAATGAATCAGAATGCCCGTGATAACAGCCGGCAAACTTTATAATTTTATCTCTGTTTGTAAATCCTCTAGCAAGTCTCACCGCGCTCATACAAGCTTCGGTTCCTGAATTCACAAAACGAATTTTATCAATATTCGGAACCATAGAAACTGCCAGTTTTGCAATTTCAGTTTCTAATTCAGTAGGTGCTCCAAAAGAAGTGCCCAACTTAGCACGCTCGGTTATAGCATTTACAACAGGATCGTACGCATGACCTAAAATCATCGGTCCCCAAGAATTTATATAATCGATATATTTATTTCCATCCTCGTCAAAAAGATAGGCTCCTTTTGCATTTTTAATAAAAATTGGCGT comes from the Flavobacterium ardleyense genome and includes:
- a CDS encoding ribonuclease HII is translated as MLLSNYSQIILEAGTDEAGRGCLAGPVTAAAVILPAGFCNELLTDSKQLTKKIRNELRVLIEAEAICYSVVHVDHLEIDKINILNASIMAMQNAVLNLNPVPEYLIVDGNRFKAVGNIPYSCIVKGDSKYLSIAAASILAKTYRDELMQKLHLEYPMYDWNNNKGYPTKKHRDALSKFGHTPFHRQSFKLLPSVEKQQLLKL
- the lipB gene encoding lipoyl(octanoyl) transferase LipB — encoded protein: MNKIVLLENLGLADYKEVWDIQEERFKDIVAVKTRNRKEETSDATPNYFLFVEHPHVYTLGKSGDISHLLLSEEKLKEKGATFYKINRGGDITYHGPGQIVGYPILDLDNFFTDIHKYLRFLEEVIILTLSDFGVTSERSPGETGVWLEVGTPFARKICAMGVRASRWVTMHGFALNVNADLGYFDNIVPCGIRGKAVTSLNVELGVETVDLVKVRERILFHFENVFEAQIKNRF
- the lysS gene encoding lysine--tRNA ligase; this encodes MALSEQEILRREALQQMRELGIEPYPAAEFTTTNYSTEILENFDKFEGKEVILAGRMMSRRIMGKASFAELKDSEGRIQVYIARDDVSKDDENTMYNTVFRKLLDIGDFIGIRGTVFKTQVGEISIHAYELTVLAKALKPLPIVKTDADGKIHDAFSDPEQRYRRRYVDLIVNDHVKETFIKRTKLFNAMRSFFNAKGYLEVETPILQPIPGGAAARPFMTHHNSLDIPLYMRIANELYLKRLIVGGFEGVYEFSKNFRNEGMDRTHNPEFTAMEIYVAYKDYNWMMRFTENLLEHCAIAVNGKSTATFGEHQINFQAPYARVTMTDSIKHFTGFDISGKSESELFDAAKGMGIDVDNTMGKGKLIDEIFGAKCEGNYIQPTFITDYPIEMSPLCKVHRDNPELTERFELMVCGKEVANAYSELNDPIDQRARFEDQLKLSQNGDDEATEFIDFDFLRSLEYGMPPTSGLGIGMDRLMMYLTNNASIQEVLLFPQMRPEKKALDLSEEEKVIYNFLKETPEIALAELKNQAGLSGKKWDNAMKALTKNNVVKVVVEGDSKTVVLAN
- the hemL gene encoding glutamate-1-semialdehyde 2,1-aminomutase translates to MLYKRSSELFADAETVIPGGVNSPVRAFKAVGGTPIFIKNAKGAYLFDEDGNKYIDYINSWGPMILGHAYDPVVNAITERAKLGTSFGAPTELETEIAKLAVSMVPNIDKIRFVNSGTEACMSAVRLARGFTNRDKIIKFAGCYHGHSDSFLIQAGSGAITFGSPNSPGVTAGTAKDTLLAKYNDLDNVASLLSANKNEVAAIIVEPVAGNMGCIPPAEGFLEGLRALCDEHGAMLIFDEVMTGFRLAKGGVQELYNVKADIVTFGKVIGGGLPVGAFAARAEIMNYLAPLGPVYQAGTLSGNPLAMAAGLEMLKALNNDPEIYTRINAKTEYLENGMRKVLDNSTLDFTINRRGSMISVHFAKEAVTDFASSVAGDNKIFKAFFHSLLQSGVYIAPSAYETWFITDALTYEDLDHTISAVAKFAEDQK